The following coding sequences lie in one Rhodothermales bacterium genomic window:
- a CDS encoding ATP-binding protein → MFRLRNLQLSAKQWVGFGVMMLVLGSLSAYAIVQMDRLRAEIDEINARSIPAVIALSSINLDVSTLRIYQLQYELLDDSLERSRLSARMATLIDSINANRDAFEHVAYGADRLDVFDVARDSLYAEFDGHWDDYQGLFIAFLFGGTERAGNLPVQLLTSAGPIYDRLVVSLEQLIDVNKQRSAYAAQRAQSNFQRSRRIIVGALIATFAFFVFLSTVLFRFVTLPIRKLDEAAQEVARGRLDVQLAVDSTDEIGSLARSFNHMTASLAAAQQQLVVKEKLASLGQLTAGIAHEIKNPLNFVNNFADLSSDIVDELGRVIDRHAPALPAADREQAEEMMSDLRLNVRKIAEHGRRADGIVKSMLLHARGTHGERQEVDLNGFVEENTTLAYHGFRASHPDVSVQIERQYDPDAGRAAIVPQDIGRVLINLLNNAFYAVGERGRAGGEAVVRVQTRAEADGVSITVADNGPGIPAPLKKRVFEPFFTTKPAGEGTGLGLSLSYDIVTHGHGGRLSMESDEGEGATFTVWLPH, encoded by the coding sequence ATGTTTCGACTACGCAATCTGCAGCTGAGCGCCAAACAGTGGGTCGGGTTCGGCGTCATGATGCTTGTGCTCGGCAGCCTCAGCGCCTATGCGATCGTCCAGATGGACCGGCTCCGGGCGGAGATCGACGAGATCAACGCCCGCTCGATTCCCGCTGTCATCGCCCTGTCTTCGATCAATCTGGATGTGTCCACCCTCCGAATCTACCAGCTTCAATACGAACTGCTGGACGATTCGCTCGAACGCAGCCGGCTCTCCGCGCGCATGGCCACGCTGATCGACTCGATCAACGCGAACCGCGATGCGTTCGAACACGTCGCCTACGGCGCCGATCGGCTCGATGTCTTCGACGTCGCGCGGGACAGCCTGTACGCCGAGTTCGATGGGCACTGGGACGATTATCAGGGGCTCTTCATCGCGTTCCTGTTCGGCGGCACCGAGCGCGCCGGCAACCTGCCGGTGCAACTCCTCACCAGCGCCGGCCCGATCTACGACCGCCTCGTCGTCAGCCTCGAGCAGCTGATCGACGTCAACAAGCAGCGCTCGGCGTATGCGGCCCAGCGGGCGCAGAGCAACTTCCAGCGCTCCCGCCGCATCATCGTGGGCGCGCTCATCGCCACCTTCGCCTTTTTTGTCTTTCTCTCCACGGTGCTGTTCCGCTTTGTGACCCTGCCGATCCGGAAGCTCGACGAGGCCGCGCAGGAGGTCGCCCGCGGCCGGCTGGATGTGCAGCTCGCCGTCGACTCGACGGACGAGATCGGGAGCCTGGCCCGCTCCTTCAACCACATGACCGCGTCGCTGGCGGCGGCGCAGCAGCAGCTGGTGGTAAAGGAGAAGCTGGCCTCGCTCGGCCAGTTGACGGCCGGCATCGCGCATGAAATCAAGAACCCCCTCAATTTCGTCAACAACTTCGCGGATCTTTCGAGCGATATCGTCGACGAGCTGGGCCGCGTGATCGACCGCCATGCCCCGGCGCTTCCTGCGGCAGACCGGGAGCAGGCCGAGGAGATGATGAGCGACTTGCGCCTGAACGTGCGCAAGATCGCGGAGCATGGTCGGCGCGCGGATGGCATCGTCAAGAGCATGCTCCTGCACGCGCGGGGCACGCATGGGGAGCGACAGGAAGTCGACCTCAATGGCTTCGTGGAGGAAAACACCACGCTGGCGTATCACGGATTTCGGGCTTCCCATCCCGATGTCTCCGTGCAGATCGAACGCCAGTACGATCCGGATGCCGGCCGGGCAGCGATCGTGCCACAGGATATCGGGCGCGTGTTGATCAACCTGCTGAACAATGCCTTCTACGCCGTGGGCGAGCGCGGCCGAGCGGGGGGCGAGGCCGTGGTGCGGGTGCAGACGCGGGCCGAGGCGGATGGCGTATCGATCACGGTGGCGGACAACGGACCGGGCATCCCGGCCCCGCTGAAGAAGCGCGTTTTCGAGCCGTTTTTTACGACGAAACCCGCCGGCGAAGGCACGGGCCTGGGGCTCTCGCTCAGCTACGACATCGTGACGCACGGACACGGCGGCCGGCTCAGCATGGAGAGCGACGAAGGAGAGGGGGCCACGTTTACCGTCTGGCTGCCGCACTGA
- a CDS encoding N-acetylmuramoyl-L-alanine amidase, which yields MPLASPFFWAALVFLASALDARAQSLDDFAVVPVDVATPSLTSTGKTDERAYTFRSASAYNGVMIRGYSDAQDVTGFIRFDGEAEWHPLSFLRGPRDVVFLAGYRSAVYRSGAGFVIRIASPAGTPVELLEAGTFDNRLDADRNPSDDRPAVEAGVAGQIVPPTLINRAAWGARPFIGTPEPLARPSYTRMSFHHAACCSAYTYEEGLAQLRSIQIFHQDVRGWSDIGYQFLMDQEGRVYQGRPFLDNRPNLDRPPQLAMGAHVGNANTGNIGVSVLGCYHPAEGPECEDMLSPAAYDSLITIFAYLSENYRVTTPNLLGHRDQGSTSCPGDNNYALLPGMRTDIDRLIAQGNAPIAFASLSASSDADGVVRLSGSFSEIIDVESFWIERDAGGQVTRIFSRSEATDFSASDPAVPEAGVVSYALYARSSTGREQRLSEQTVTVSAPAGYALHQAFPNPTPGEAVVRYYLAREGIVRLALYTTSGQQVRQLVDAFQEGERWYALPLSTAGLASGTYLYRITVEGFSGVDFDATRTLTVVR from the coding sequence ATGCCCCTGGCATCTCCTTTCTTCTGGGCCGCGCTCGTCTTTCTCGCGAGCGCCCTCGACGCGCGGGCGCAGTCGCTCGACGACTTCGCCGTCGTCCCCGTCGACGTCGCGACGCCGTCTTTGACATCGACCGGCAAGACGGATGAACGCGCCTACACCTTCCGCTCGGCGTCGGCCTACAACGGGGTGATGATTCGGGGATACAGCGACGCGCAGGACGTGACCGGGTTTATCCGGTTCGACGGCGAAGCCGAATGGCATCCGCTTTCCTTCCTCCGGGGCCCGCGGGACGTCGTCTTCCTCGCCGGCTACCGGAGCGCGGTCTACCGGTCCGGCGCCGGCTTCGTCATCCGGATCGCGTCGCCGGCCGGAACGCCGGTCGAGCTGCTCGAAGCCGGCACGTTCGACAACCGCCTCGATGCGGACCGGAACCCGTCCGATGACCGGCCGGCCGTCGAGGCCGGCGTGGCGGGGCAGATCGTTCCGCCCACCCTCATCAACCGCGCCGCATGGGGCGCCAGGCCGTTTATCGGCACGCCGGAGCCGCTCGCGAGGCCGTCGTATACGCGGATGTCCTTCCACCACGCCGCCTGCTGCTCGGCCTACACGTACGAGGAGGGGCTGGCGCAGCTCCGGTCCATCCAGATCTTCCACCAGGACGTGCGAGGCTGGAGCGACATCGGGTACCAGTTTCTCATGGATCAGGAAGGCCGCGTCTATCAGGGCCGTCCTTTCCTCGACAACCGCCCCAACCTCGACCGCCCGCCGCAGCTGGCGATGGGCGCCCATGTCGGCAACGCCAACACGGGCAACATCGGTGTTTCGGTGCTGGGGTGCTACCACCCGGCGGAAGGGCCGGAATGCGAGGACATGCTCTCGCCGGCGGCGTACGACAGCCTCATCACCATCTTTGCGTACCTGAGCGAGAACTACCGGGTCACCACCCCCAACCTGCTCGGCCATCGCGACCAGGGTAGCACCTCCTGCCCGGGCGACAACAACTACGCACTCCTCCCCGGGATGCGAACCGACATCGACCGCCTCATCGCCCAGGGCAACGCCCCCATCGCGTTCGCCTCGCTGTCCGCTTCGAGCGATGCCGACGGCGTCGTGCGCCTCAGCGGGTCCTTCTCGGAGATCATCGACGTGGAATCGTTCTGGATCGAGCGCGATGCCGGAGGCCAGGTCACCCGCATCTTCTCCCGCAGCGAGGCGACGGACTTCAGCGCCAGCGACCCGGCGGTGCCGGAAGCCGGCGTCGTATCCTACGCGCTGTACGCGCGCAGCTCCACCGGGCGCGAGCAGCGGCTCTCCGAGCAGACGGTCACCGTATCGGCCCCCGCCGGCTACGCGCTCCATCAGGCCTTCCCCAACCCGACCCCCGGCGAGGCCGTGGTCCGGTATTACCTGGCGCGCGAAGGCATCGTCCGCCTCGCCCTCTACACCACCTCGGGGCAGCAGGTGCGGCAACTCGTCGATGCGTTCCAGGAGGGCGAGCGCTGGTATGCCCTGCCGCTATCGACAGCCGGCCTCGCCAGCGGCACGTACCTGTACCGGATCACCGTGGAAGGTTTCTCCGGCGTCGATTTCGACGCCACACGCACCCTGACGGTCGTCCGCTAG